Below is a genomic region from Primulina eburnea isolate SZY01 chromosome 9, ASM2296580v1, whole genome shotgun sequence.
tcggtggatccgaatatgaggtgtcaagagtcgatggacacgtgcatgttcggacggtccgaagtgtatgatcggaggatccgaacatgagctgtcaagagcctaTGGACACgtagagttcggacgttccgaagtggtgttcggaggatccgaacatggcctataaatagtggtcggatttcctcattttgactcgccaattcagagaattccatagcatttcagtcgtttctgacaggttctagtcttgttccgagatttgggcactagcggggagctgctggtcttgtagcagagctgtgctctagttgggagctagcggcatcagcgggctagcgacggacgaaggtttggaattttatcagtatttatctcaggattatctagttaagtctggtagataagtttagtgatggttttcacttgatgaataggcttggattagacctgttgtctggttgttccagtggattaggattgctgtgatagaggtacgaaagtactatccgagatatcctggttgagtatacattcttatatgtgttgcatgattatgtggtgcattgatatatgtcatatgatgcatgctattatgtcacgtttattactgcacgttgcatttcatgttgagccgtattctccttcgagatagcctttgctgttgagctgtatctctttcgagataagctatatcttggggccgctcagccctgtcttgtggacgcatggacaccgagagtacacagtggccgacgggtcgggagggcttcggtggtccgggacattttaggtccacgtctgtcttgtagtggatgcagtgacccagaggtgtaccgcgcggcactatccacttggcgcctctagactgagcattgttgagatccttttgtgactcctgtttcttgactaccctggtatcatatcatagcatgtgcatttcatataggtttgtatactcatacttttgtactgggcgttcttatcgctcacgtcctcggttttgtttattcttggacaccccattcccacggggcaggactcaggttggatggctccggaggagcaggaggaggacgttgagatTGCCGGTTGGTTTAGCTTTTAGTGAttttctattcgatatggttgtatcgCATGTTTTATTCTGAGTTGTTCTGGACTTCagttgggttgtataactttagtttgttgactttttccgctgttatctctgattattatttttaagttaatcgcatgcttaagttcttgattagtaggtgattctggaacgggtcactacaatatgCGTCATTCGGAGTTTGGAAACCATGATCCTCGTATGTGTGAACCTGTGTTGATGAAGCATGGTAATCTGTAGCCCGAGAAGTTCCTGCATCATTATTAAACTCCCAATGTGGATGAGACGACTCTTCAAAATGATGTGAATGTGATGATTCTTGATAGTATGATGAGGATGAGGATGAGGATGAGGCAACTCTTGAAATTGACGTGGCTCCGACGTACTATCTAGCATATCACATAATCTCTCACCAATTTTTATAGTTTCTGTGATAGCAGACTCCAGTGCCTCACGAGGCTGCTCTTGTAATGATAGTCCACGAAACCAATTCCTCAAAACATCTGCCTCGTTCATCTGAAAACATAAACAAAATCATTAAATgcgaaaatatttaaaatactgTAATTTCAATTGGAATAAAAAATAGGTTACAACAAACTTACCATAACACATCTCACAGTTGCATCACCGGGTCTATAACCATATTCTGCTTGCGGATCGATAGGGGTTGTGAAACGACGAGTTATGTTATCATACCACATCGCATACTGACGTGTCATACCTACATTTCCGTTTGTCGGTTCACCCTCAACAATCAAATTGAGCCTATCATTCCATGCACATATGTTGTTTTTATGATGTTCGGCCCAATTATAGTTTCGCCTACCTTGTCGGGTGCATTCGTGAAATTCATCCCCATCAAACGCTGGCCTTGGAATGtgctgcaactgatcaaattgTCGGAGAACTCGGGCTAGGCGGTACATCTCCACAATGTTGAAACATATAAGCGGGCACACCGAACACCAATATTCTTTGTCAAATTCATTAGAATATAGCACCCATTTGAACTACAATGAATGAAATAGGAAAATCAACTACGATGAAAACTTTTACACATATATAACtagtaattaatatatttaattatttgataacTACCTGATTTGGCTCTATCTTATCCAACAAACCACGAATCACTCGCACTGAGTGATTCGTAGTATGTGTCCACGTGAAACTACGGTTCCACCTGTAtgaaatgaaattgggaatagATTTGCAATCAACATCACGAAAATACATTTACCCAAAGATTTATAAATATACCTTTCACCAAATGGAGGAAATAGAAGAATTTGGTCATTGTGATCATCGTCATCTGGAATGTCACCAAATGGATCTGGACAAAGAAAGGTAATTCTAGAAAGTGCCcaaacctacaacaataatacaTAAACGAAATATAATAGTAATAAATGTGCAATGGAAAAATATGTTATGAAATAATCAAAAATTGCTAAAATTATATATACCTGTAAAATGAAAATTGGTCCTGCTATTTCACCTTTGCCGATAGTTGATACAGTACACAGTTCACGGTAGAGGAATGCTAGTACAGCACTTCCCCAATTGTATTTTGAAACCTGATTCGTGTCTCGGAGAAGACGTAAGTACATCAAATTTACGGAACAACCATCTGAATCAGGTAACATACATCCTCCGATAATCATCAATGTCACGCACCGAGTATACCGCTCAACTTCTACATGTGTGCTATTATCGTTGATCAAAAttgatctacaatattgatccAGCACTGACATTACCAATTTATTACCTCTGAATTGATTTACGTGTGGCATAAAACCCAACTATTCAGCACATTGACTTTTCCACACGTGTGGCTTAAAAGATTCGTCAACGCCAGTAACAGCAAAACCGTTAATATTTAGATCTCATACTAGCTGAACATCTTGCAACGTTATTGTTGCCTCACCAACACGAAGATGAAATGTATGAGTCTCTCTACGCCATCTTTCAATGAGAGCCGTAATCAAATGATTATCATATTTGAAGAATCCGCAACGAATAATGCCATAAAGACCCATATCATTTAAACGTGTAAGAACGCGATGATGTAGTATTCTAtattcacacaatttggatatAATATTGTCGGATCTCCGCCCCCTTAAAGTTATATCCATATAGTTTTTTGAAATGACACTTGatatatgagtttcttgtctaTATAAAACACTACCATCTATTGGTCCAGCGTTAAATTCCATCTGtatttcatatttaaaaaattaccaGTTAGAActaaatacatatttatataatttcatTGCGATTTAAttgatataaatttaattattatagtcCATCTTAAGAcactattttttaaaatattcttgTTTGTTAAAGATTTTATAATATAGCATTGCATTATTTTATAATCGTCAACTACTTTTTTCACTATTACAACTTAGTGAATTATTTTTTATCAAAAAACATTTGATCCATTTTATTCCCTAAAATTTCTCGaataataattgaaataaatatattatattacgtGATCTTTAATTTAacactaaaaaataataaacatataaaagTTTATCTCAATGATTAAATTCATGTCTAATAaattttttagattttattttattatttatgtctactattttaattaaatgatactactaaatcataattttttcttctacattttacaaattattaatattacaaaatattagatctaatcttaaaaaaaaatgcTACTACATACAAAGtaataaatttaatatgaaatattacaaaatattagATCTAAAATTTAAATTCTTAAAGAATAGTTTGAATAGAATTGTGAAATGATTATTTATATCAACAACGTATGTATACATAAAAACAATGTAAAAAGTTAATTAACATATTTAGCAATTAACATAATTAATATGTTAGTTTGATTAGTTATTTAATCTAATATCAAATTTAATTATGATGATAATAGGAAATAATCCCTCTTATTGGACTTAATTTAACGTGTTTTGTGTCACTTTGAAAATGATTCAAAGGATATAATtggaatttaatttaattaagtgcTAGTTTTAAAAActaacttaaaattaaatttgatcataaacatacatgtgtaGAAGGTCATTTTAAAATCTCTCTAAACAAATATATCATTTTTAcgtaaacataataaataaaaacacttcaataatatttatgataacaaattaacaaataaatatatcataacaaAAATTAGGATAATAATTTTAacgaattaaaattaaaaatttctaaacataaattaaaattaatataatacaaccatcaaaaaaattaatagaatACAAATAATTTTAACAACACTTAGAAATATTACTTATCTTTTAATAAGATAGACACGATAATACCAATATCTACACTTCTTGAAATAAATCAAGAGATATAAGgtataaaaattattagaattcaaaattttatttaaaaaacttgagacgaaaaataaatcaaattcaTACCGACAAACCTTTGAACATAATATAAGTGACAAACATTTGAATACAAAATGTAAGTGAACTtctcatgtatatatatattagaattctactttaaaaatatttaaattcgcCCGCCACTGCAATAAGCGAACAAAcatttgaaattttataatttaaaattatatccCCGCCTATGCAAAAGGCGGGTATAAATTAATTAACTCTCCCCCGTCTGTACGACATGCGGGggagaatttaaaattaatttctacCCTCCTCGCCTCCCCGGGGGAGGTGAAACAATTACTCCCCCATTTGGAAGGGCGGGGACTAGAAGTTTTACtttttttaacaatattttAATAAGTTTTTGAAAACTACCGTAGATTGTTAATGGAGAATAAAAATTGTTATAATCTGGTAAAAGACCCTATAAATCCAGgccaaaatttaacatttatttGGCCTGGATTTATAGGGTCTATATAATCTGGGGGAGACATCTATCAACTTGGAATGGGGTTGAATAGCATGTGGAAAACTAGTTACCGCCGCAGTTGTTGTTTCAGGTTCCCGCGAAACATTGTTTTCAAAATCAGTGTTCAAGTAGTGGCCTTCGTCTCTTTAGATATCCAAAGGTTCTGATTTCAGGGCCACAAATCGGCCATGGATTGGGTTCGCGGTGAAAGATTGGGACGTGGGAGTTTTGATACGGTGAATTTAGCGATGGCCAGAGACGAACT
It encodes:
- the LOC140840885 gene encoding serine/threonine-protein phosphatase 7 long form homolog — translated: MSVLDQYCRSILINDNSTHVEVERYTRCVTLMIIGGCMLPDSDGCSVNLMYLRLLRDTNQVSKYNWGSAVLAFLYRELCTVSTIGKGEIAGPIFILQVWALSRITFLCPDPFGDIPDDDDHNDQILLFPPFGERWNRSFTWTHTTNHSVRVIRGLLDKIEPNQFKWVLYSNEFDKEYWCSVCPLICFNIVEMYRLARVLRQFDQLQHIPRPAFDGDEFHECTRQGRRNYNWAEHHKNNICAWNDRLNLIVEGEPTNGNVGMTRQYAMWYDNITRRFTTPIDPQAEYGYRPGDATVRCVMMNEADVLRNWFRGLSLQEQPREALESAITETIKIGSHIRGSWFPNSE